The following proteins come from a genomic window of Dreissena polymorpha isolate Duluth1 chromosome 1, UMN_Dpol_1.0, whole genome shotgun sequence:
- the LOC127865088 gene encoding streptococcal hemagglutinin-like isoform X2, which produces MTVIFMEEGAESSDFSTQTAQQMGLLSGDDNVQYQFIQDGENYTTQVYEAGQESVLTTSTDSLLTGMDVTQQQITDQTQFAVSDTDTYYITETGEIVKIEGSLLDYGEGQQGFIQSNQAFETQTIMSADASLVTRIPTVVSESTVVTSQTTIPDSSNISGVFEDQTVLPDTQTVLPDTTVHTGAQDNFEFTAVKVPAVQIQTASTFTSTGGKSLLSTGIKQPPMAFTNTVVQNPTGATRTVQVQRPGQQSTSYPKQSPIQSGGGFTSYINPTHLTQKIKTQPITYQIHSKPIQNTVTVKPKEVTIQTAYKPTTYQQSVQPSSVQTILSSPVITSNKSVNTQTKYSAKVSSTTLQPAVIKKIAVPPSQQIGTPAINRLVKVPAKQNKLNQISVTQQRDREVKHASDMLSNVIHAVDFNLPGAKSIPAASPILKPAVVSKATTSMASVPFSTSAVRNSGPVTTSVSDLDMLSMVTQALNSGSLDQLTGSLDITNMARTTVQQTVTSHLETPLLNHMGKDTARMADTSTMDMDDLDSSLAMDTHQDVPSPTAISTTFKHTEQTVSGAHANGADVEPPALPDSTGSEQASPSKTDVNDKVTASETASAIKPVTASSTVEKPKMKSIDVPDSDVTIELYADGTLVTKDRAGTNYSKF; this is translated from the exons ATGACAGTTATCTTTATGGAGGAGGGGGCAGAGTCCTCTGATTTCTCCACACAAACTGCTCAGCAAATGGGCCTTCTGTCTGGAGACGACAATGTGCAGTACCAGTTCATTCAGGACGGAGAGAACTACACAACTCAGGTGTACGAGGCTGGTCAGGAGAGCGTCTTGACTACATCCACGGATTCCTTGCTGACGGGGATGGATGTTACACAGCAGCAAATTACAGATCAAACGCAGTTCGCTGTGTCGGATACTGACACATACTACATTACAGAAACTGGAGAGATAGTGAAAATTGAAGGTTCTCTGCTGGACTATGGTGAGGGGCAGCAGGGCTTTATCCAGTCAAATCAGGCATTTGAAACGCAGACCATTATGTCAGCTGATGCATCTCTGGTCACTCGAATTCCCACTGTGGTCTCTGAGTCGACTGTTGTAACTTCTCAAACAACAATCCCAGATTCATCCAACATTTCAGGTGTGTTTGAAGACCAGACAGTTCTGCCTGACACTCAGACTGTTTTGCCAGATACAACAGTTCACACAGGAGCACAGGATAACTTTGAATTCACAGCAGTCAAAGTTCCTGCAGTACAAATTCAGACTGCCAGTACTTTTACATCGACAGGCGGCAAATCACTTCTGTCTACAGGCATCAAGCAACCGCCCATGGCATTTACCAATACTGTTGTTCAAAATCCAACTGGAGCAACAAGGACAGTCCAGGTGCAGAGACCCGGCCAGCAGTCGACATCCTATCCAAAACAAAGTCCGATTCAAAGTGGGGGGGGCTTCACAAGCTACATTAATCCTACCCATTTGACtcagaaaattaaaacacaacCAATTACCTACCAAATTCATAGCAAGCCAATTCAAAATACTGTCACTGTAAAACCGAAGGAAGTCACAATTCAAACTGCATACAAACCAACAACATACCAACAATCAGTTCAACCGTCGAGTGTACAGACTATCCTTTCAAGCCCAGTTATTACGTCAAACAAAAGTGTCAATACCCAGACAAAATATTCAGCAAAGGTGTCATCGACAACATTGCAGCCTGCCGTGATTAAGAAAATAGCTGTTCCCCCAAGTCAGCAAATTGGAACTCCAGCAATTAACAGACTTGTGAAAGTTCCAGCTAAGCAGAACAAGTTAAACCAGATCTCTGTTACTCAGCAGCGTGACAGAGAAGTCAAACATGCGTCTGATATGCTCTCAAATGTCATCCATGCTGTGGACTTTAACCTGCCTGGTGCAAAGTCCATACCTGCTGCCTCACCCATATTGAAGCCAGCTGTTGTCTCTAAAGCCACTACAAGTATGGCTAGTGTTCCATTTTCCACTTCGGCTGTAAGAAATAGTGGACCAGTCACCACATCAGTGTCAGACCTGGACATGTTGTCCATGGTTACTCAGGCTTTAAATTCGGGGTCGCTAGATCAGCTGACTGGATCCCTGGACATTACAAACATGGCGAGAACCACTGTTCAGCAAACTGTAACTTCCCACCTGGAGACACCATTGTTGAATCATATGGGGAAGGATACTGCAAGAATGGCCGATACTTCCACAATGGATATGGATGATTTGGATTCCTCACTGGCAATGGATACCCACCAAGATGTTCCCAGCCCTACTGCCATATCCACCACATTTAAGCATACAGAACAGACAGTGTCTGGAGCACATGCCAAT GGTGCAGACGTGGAGCCCCCAGCACTTCCTGACAGCACGGGATCTGAGCAGGCCAGCCCTAGTAAGACTGATGTCAATGACAAGGTTACAGCTAGTGAGACAGCCAGTGCCATCAAGCCTGTCACTGCAAGTTCCACAGTGGAGAAACCCAAGATGAAGAGTATCGA tgTTCCTGACTCAGATGTTACCATTGAGCTGTATGCAGATGGTACCCTGGTGACTAAGGACCGTGCCGGAACCAATTATTCAAAG
- the LOC127865088 gene encoding streptococcal hemagglutinin-like isoform X1 — protein sequence MTVIFMEEGAESSDFSTQTAQQMGLLSGDDNVQYQFIQDGENYTTQVYEAGQESVLTTSTDSLLTGMDVTQQQITDQTQFAVSDTDTYYITETGEIVKIEGSLLDYGEGQQGFIQSNQAFETQTIMSADASLVTRIPTVVSESTVVTSQTTIPDSSNISGVFEDQTVLPDTQTVLPDTTVHTGAQDNFEFTAVKVPAVQIQTASTFTSTGGKSLLSTGIKQPPMAFTNTVVQNPTGATRTVQVQRPGQQSTSYPKQSPIQSGGGFTSYINPTHLTQKIKTQPITYQIHSKPIQNTVTVKPKEVTIQTAYKPTTYQQSVQPSSVQTILSSPVITSNKSVNTQTKYSAKVSSTTLQPAVIKKIAVPPSQQIGTPAINRLVKVPAKQNKLNQISVTQQRDREVKHASDMLSNVIHAVDFNLPGAKSIPAASPILKPAVVSKATTSMASVPFSTSAVRNSGPVTTSVSDLDMLSMVTQALNSGSLDQLTGSLDITNMARTTVQQTVTSHLETPLLNHMGKDTARMADTSTMDMDDLDSSLAMDTHQDVPSPTAISTTFKHTEQTVSGAHANGADVEPPALPDSTGSEQASPSKTDVNDKVTASETASAIKPVTASSTVEKPKMKSIDVPDSDVTIELYADGTLVTKDRAGTNYSKSISKQCCVLLLRRTNVLPT from the exons ATGACAGTTATCTTTATGGAGGAGGGGGCAGAGTCCTCTGATTTCTCCACACAAACTGCTCAGCAAATGGGCCTTCTGTCTGGAGACGACAATGTGCAGTACCAGTTCATTCAGGACGGAGAGAACTACACAACTCAGGTGTACGAGGCTGGTCAGGAGAGCGTCTTGACTACATCCACGGATTCCTTGCTGACGGGGATGGATGTTACACAGCAGCAAATTACAGATCAAACGCAGTTCGCTGTGTCGGATACTGACACATACTACATTACAGAAACTGGAGAGATAGTGAAAATTGAAGGTTCTCTGCTGGACTATGGTGAGGGGCAGCAGGGCTTTATCCAGTCAAATCAGGCATTTGAAACGCAGACCATTATGTCAGCTGATGCATCTCTGGTCACTCGAATTCCCACTGTGGTCTCTGAGTCGACTGTTGTAACTTCTCAAACAACAATCCCAGATTCATCCAACATTTCAGGTGTGTTTGAAGACCAGACAGTTCTGCCTGACACTCAGACTGTTTTGCCAGATACAACAGTTCACACAGGAGCACAGGATAACTTTGAATTCACAGCAGTCAAAGTTCCTGCAGTACAAATTCAGACTGCCAGTACTTTTACATCGACAGGCGGCAAATCACTTCTGTCTACAGGCATCAAGCAACCGCCCATGGCATTTACCAATACTGTTGTTCAAAATCCAACTGGAGCAACAAGGACAGTCCAGGTGCAGAGACCCGGCCAGCAGTCGACATCCTATCCAAAACAAAGTCCGATTCAAAGTGGGGGGGGCTTCACAAGCTACATTAATCCTACCCATTTGACtcagaaaattaaaacacaacCAATTACCTACCAAATTCATAGCAAGCCAATTCAAAATACTGTCACTGTAAAACCGAAGGAAGTCACAATTCAAACTGCATACAAACCAACAACATACCAACAATCAGTTCAACCGTCGAGTGTACAGACTATCCTTTCAAGCCCAGTTATTACGTCAAACAAAAGTGTCAATACCCAGACAAAATATTCAGCAAAGGTGTCATCGACAACATTGCAGCCTGCCGTGATTAAGAAAATAGCTGTTCCCCCAAGTCAGCAAATTGGAACTCCAGCAATTAACAGACTTGTGAAAGTTCCAGCTAAGCAGAACAAGTTAAACCAGATCTCTGTTACTCAGCAGCGTGACAGAGAAGTCAAACATGCGTCTGATATGCTCTCAAATGTCATCCATGCTGTGGACTTTAACCTGCCTGGTGCAAAGTCCATACCTGCTGCCTCACCCATATTGAAGCCAGCTGTTGTCTCTAAAGCCACTACAAGTATGGCTAGTGTTCCATTTTCCACTTCGGCTGTAAGAAATAGTGGACCAGTCACCACATCAGTGTCAGACCTGGACATGTTGTCCATGGTTACTCAGGCTTTAAATTCGGGGTCGCTAGATCAGCTGACTGGATCCCTGGACATTACAAACATGGCGAGAACCACTGTTCAGCAAACTGTAACTTCCCACCTGGAGACACCATTGTTGAATCATATGGGGAAGGATACTGCAAGAATGGCCGATACTTCCACAATGGATATGGATGATTTGGATTCCTCACTGGCAATGGATACCCACCAAGATGTTCCCAGCCCTACTGCCATATCCACCACATTTAAGCATACAGAACAGACAGTGTCTGGAGCACATGCCAAT GGTGCAGACGTGGAGCCCCCAGCACTTCCTGACAGCACGGGATCTGAGCAGGCCAGCCCTAGTAAGACTGATGTCAATGACAAGGTTACAGCTAGTGAGACAGCCAGTGCCATCAAGCCTGTCACTGCAAGTTCCACAGTGGAGAAACCCAAGATGAAGAGTATCGA tgTTCCTGACTCAGATGTTACCATTGAGCTGTATGCAGATGGTACCCTGGTGACTAAGGACCGTGCCGGAACCAATTATTCAAAG
- the LOC127865080 gene encoding uncharacterized protein LOC127865080, giving the protein MESTPSNLLRTPRVVCRMDGRDIFIEVEEASGRGTLWSSGRDLVIELGTMLPLDHGRVERAVEGQVSLARRRGRLGFVSEVRKYGHQILSDSFIKRVLAGPEKQRRTPGASLSGRPRGTVELSRSRPKPAPILTALDFPALPAQLGSEGVKVEPGVESLVPNPSSLDTLVLPVGSECGRVKVEPEEEAFVSDSTSLVVPESPVRLVEVKAEPEGEAFMASQPSALDFLVSPVRLVEAACKVGPEEGVIIISDEEDMEVDAPLAANLDQEIVGEPGFARPIDEMAEPAGAMSLQGRMIRGMDRCERRSRPLDRGAEFNGGVGTRDRSRSQQDDVGFKRKKTQGCPVCGLRARSIRHHVEARHFPPVFRREAWENPEKDHVRFRGVICVINSLGLQSFDEAMLFVGRQRLSISEQSCLNDKDQVWLERVSRRFMFYIPPIFHVARVNSRALLFHWRVLAALLKLCSQEVRDDFFAQRFVRRRGVVQVTGSTQATELMQRSGPDCCVAAQATGSTQATELVQGAGSDRSVVMEAQATVSSPEMDLIQRPEPVTCVEKGAQVMALTQVAESVPEPGSLGNECELGDDFEIAPVVQEWISVRNAELTAFDSHFHLDRSYKTTKVGSIEALVGHTVGPMPEVPVRVNGGVAVFCDPPNYPREYPSVTGFGSAVGVHPKAPLRDVKGVVGQVERELRKDGVVALGEIGLDRTVPEREWGRQEEMFVGLLELACPRRPVILHIRGQDTYSCEASALALRLMQKNVSPTQRIHLHCFTGTLDQVLSWSAAFPRCYFSISGLAARFDEVQKSAVRGIPADRLLVETDSPYLRVRSKKDNTPAYVGEVANTVAQIRKETLREILRTTAENGRRLYNL; this is encoded by the coding sequence AACGCCACGTGTGGTTTGTCGCATGGATGGGCGTGACATATTTATTGAGGTCGAGGAGGCCAGCGGTCGGGGTACGCTTTGGAGTTCGGGGCGGGACCTCGTCATTGAGCTGGGGACGATGTTGCCCTTGGACCATGGTAGGGTAGAAAGGGCGGTGGAAGGCCAAGTAAGTTTGGCCAGGAGGAGAGGGCGCCTAGGGTTTGTATCCGAGGTCAGGAAGTACGGCCATCAAATTCTTAGTGATTCGTTCATTAAGAGGGTGTTGGCCGGTCCTGAAAAACAACGGAGGACCCCTGGGGCTTCACTGAGCGGGAGGCCCCGGGGTACTGTAGAGTTGTCCAGATCGAGACCAAAGCCGGCTCCGATCCTGACAGCGCTGGACTTCCCTGCGTTGCCAGCACAGTTGGGATCGGAGGGGGTCAAGGTTGAACCTGGGGTAGAGTCACTCGTGCCCAATCCTTCCTCGCTGGACACACTTGTGTTGCCAGTAGGGTCGGAGTGTGGGAGGGTGAAGGTCGAACCTGAGGAGGAGGCATTTGTCTCCGATTCGACATCGCTGGTTGTCCCTGAGTCGCCAGTGAGGTTGGTGGAGGTCAAGGCCGAGCCTGAAGGGGAGGCCTTCATGGCCTCGCAGCCATCAGCACTGGACTTCCTTGTGTCGCCAGTGAGGTTGGTGGAGGCTGCGTGCAAGGTTGGCCCCGAAGAAGGGGTCATCATCATCTCTGATGAGGAAGACATGGAGGTTGATGCTCCTTTGGCGGCTAACCTTGACCAGGAAATTGTGGGGGAACCTGGTTTTGCACGGCCTATAGATGAAATGGCAGAGCCCGCAGGGGCAATGTCACTTCAAGGTAGGATGATAAGAGGTATGGACCGGTGTGAGAGACGGTCCAGGCCTCTTGATAGAGGGGCAGAGTTTAATGGAGGGGTTGGGACCAGGGATAGATCCCGGTCCCAGCAGGATGATGTGGGTTTTAAGAGGAAAAAGACCCAGGGTTGTCCCGTGTGTGGATTAAGGGCAAGATCGATAAGACACCATGTTGAGGCCCGGCATTTTCCGCCTGTGTTTCGTCGGGAGGCATGGGAGAATCCGGAAAAGGACCATGTGCGGTTTAGAGGGGTAATATGCGTCATCAATAGTCTGGGTCTCCAGAGCTTTGATGAGGCTATGCTTTTCGTGGGCCGCCAGAGGTTATCAATTTCGGAGCAGTCCTGCCTGAACGACAAGGACCAGGTCTGGTTAGAAAGGGTCTCTCGCAGGTTTATGTTTTACATTCCCCCTATATTCCACGTTGCACGGGTAAACTCGCGAGCGCTCCTCTTCCACTGGAGAGTGTTGGCCGCGTTGCTGAAGCTATGCAGTCAAGAGGTAAGAGACGATTTCTTTGCCCAAAGGTTTGTCAGGCGGCGCGGCGTGGTCCAGGTGACTGGGTCGACTCAGGCAACTGAGTTGATGCAGAGATCCGGACCAGATTGTTGTGTGGCGGCCCAGGCTACTGGGTCGACTCAGGCAACTGAGTTGGTGCAGGGAGCTGGATCAGATCGGAGTGTGGTCATGGAGGCTCAGGCGACTGTGTCGAGTCCAGAGATGGATTTGATTCAGAGACCCGAGCCAGTCACTTGTGTAGAAAAAGGGGCCCAGGTGATGGCGTTGACTCAAGTGGCAGAGTCGGTCCCAGAGCCCGGGTCTCTAGGGAATGAGTGTGAATTGGGTGATGACTTTGAAATTGCACCTGTGGTTCAAGAGTGGATTTCGGTTAGGAATGCTGAACTCACCGCGTTCGACAGCCACTTTCACTTGGACCGCAGTTATAAGACGACCAAGGTTGGTTCTATTGAGGCGTTGGTGGGGCATACCGTGGGGCCAATGCCTGAGGTACCAGTGCGGGTAAATGGGGGAGTTGCAGTTTTCTGCGATCCACCCAACTACCCAAGGGAATATCCCAGTGTCACTGGTTTCGGGTCGGCTGTCGGGGTACATCCTAAGGCGCCTCTAAGGGACGTTAAAGGGGTGGTAGGACAGGTGGAGAGAGAGTTGAGGAAGGATGGGGTGGTAGCGCTTGGAGAGATCGGTTTAGACAGAACCGTGCCTGAAAGAGAGTGGGGTAGGCAGGAGGAGATGTTTGTAGGGCTGTTGGAGCTGGCTTGCCCTAGGCGACCAGTTATTTTGCATATTCGGGGGCAGGACACGTACTCTTGTGAGGCTAGTGCCCTTGCCCTCCGACTCATGCAGAAGAACGTTAGTCCGACTCAGCGGATACACCTCCACTGCTTCACGGGAACTCTCGATCAGGTTCTGAGTTGGTCCGCTGCATTTCCCCGTTGCTACTTTAGCATCTCAGGTCTGGCTGCGCGTTTTGATGAGGTGCAAAAGTCAGCTGTGCGAGGGATTCCGGCCGACCGACTCCTAGTTGAGACCGATTCTCCTTACTTGCGAGTCCGAAGTAAGAAAGACAATACTCCGGCGTACGTGGGTGAAGTTGCAAATACGGTGGCCCAGATCCGAAAGGAGACCCTCAGGGAGATATTGCGCACTACTGCTGAGAACGGCAGGCGTCTTTATAACCTGTAG